The Miscanthus floridulus cultivar M001 unplaced genomic scaffold, ASM1932011v1 os_2065_2_3, whole genome shotgun sequence genome segment CTTGTGCGCGGCGTAGGCCAACGCGAAGGTCCCGACCTTCCCTCCAGTTTCCCCTGTCACGATCCCGACCTGCAAGTAACGCACAAGGGCCATTTGTGGCCTCAATTGTGAGCCGAGGGCACAGTTGGTGAGGCGATTGCACAGCTGGCTAGAGGTAGCAGCTCACCTTGGCGAGCAGCTCCTGCACGTCGACGCCGGCGCTGATGAGGAGGTAGCAGAGGGTGAAGGAGACGAGGGAGAGCGAGATGGAGGTGGCCAGGTACGCGCCGCCGTACTTGGCCAGGAGCTCCTTGGCCTGGTCCGTCCGGGACTTCTTCCCCtcgcccccttcctcctcgtccttgGAGCTGAACACCTGCAGCCACGCAGAGCGCAACACAACTCGCTCAGCTCACATGTGCTTGCTTCGGAGGCTGAAACCTGAAAGGGGTGGCTGCCTCGGTGTCCCCCGCTTACTTTCCAGAGGCCGAACTCGAGCCCGTACTTCTCGGTGATCTCATCGGCCGTCTTCGCCTTCCCCTCCTTCGTCTCTTGCACGGCCGAGACCGCGAGCCGCGGACGCTCGAGGGACCGAGAGCGAGAGGCGAGGGAGCCGCGCTGaagctggagctggagctggagttGCGGCTGCAGCGAGCTGTGGGTGCGGCGCTGCGTGGCCGTGGGCGCCGCGAGGCTGGGAAGGAGCAGAGCCGTTGCCGCCATGGTTGGGCGGATTGGCTGAGAGCAGAATTGGTAGGAGGACAGGAGCAGAACGAAGACGAGGTGGGGACACGGCACGACCCAACCGCGGGCGGGGGTAGCGGACAAGATAGGAAGAACCAGCGGACTCGCTGTGGAGTTGTGCTTGCTTACGCTTGTGATGGACGGCTGAAATGCATTTGGGCCTCCGCGTTTCTGGGCCTCGAGGCTTGTTGTGTGAGAAGCCCAGGAGTGTCAACGTGAGGTGGAAGAAGGGGACAAGTTGCCTGCCGCTGTGCCATGGAGTACGGAGGACCAGCGTAAACGGGTCCTTTTGCACTTGCACCTTTGTCCTTGGATTGGAAAAGTTGGAAGCTCTTGAACATCCACCACAACTTTGTAGCAAtatctttctttttctctttaaaacacacatgaaaacATACGTATCATTGTGTCGGGTtgataaacccggggtccctcatggatcaGTTTTCCAACAAAGACTTGGCCCAACAGACAACATTGcgagcaacgcgcaactcataggccggcccaaatacccagacgacaggccagaaggacgatccaatcttcgaccggaaggcctagccgaggaggaacggcgtccgcttccgactctggcccacctctccgaccgaaaggcctggcccaacaccacttccgactccaaaCCGCTTCTGCGATCGGGGTTGCGTCGAACCCCTGATTATAGCTCTTcctcgactggcgcaatcagaaccgactgggatcaaccgaccgggaacacccgctcggtaaggaccaggaaacagacgaagaaagtaaggcaggacaCCCAAGTctaccacaataccgaggaccgtaccctatacacctgtaggacagtaccctgcgacctccctgacataacagaacccaagcagtgttgtaggcgccgacatttttcctctacagtgttgtgggcgccggcattgaCCATACCAGATGAAAACGATAAAACCCCTcatgtctctgggcatcaacagtatagcaggcaccgacatctgctaTGCTGAAAGAAGACGACATAACCTCCCACAtgtatctgacattcaacagtgacattaacagtgttatgggcgcctaccattatcttataCCCGCCGgtatgggcagcaagacttagcagcatacgttctctctccctctcacttataaagccatccccttcatctataaaaggagatgcgctctcttccaacatctaagttgattcagatcgattagttcactagttcacaacaacagaaccgccaggttcaaaccacaagcacacgctcgaacacatagTGTATAGcgaagctcccgtcactctcggtccctctgaccagagtccgatcggacctcttgtatcccccatctttctcctttacgtttgtaaccccactgcaaacttcgagcacctgagctcaagaataaagtcaccgaccgactcaaattggacgtagggcacgttgcctgaactagtataaaccctgtgtcattgagtgctaggccacctccgatcacaacgtacggcaaaactacaaatatttacgtgttggtcactttctatactgacagttggcgccatccgtggggaagacgctatatgttcaacactttttggtcatcggatggcctacttttccgccacctttgccatggcgggctcaagcgatacggctctcttcggctcactggagttttccgtactcccacctgttgggatgtgggttccacccatctttgagccgtcctaggccttcctcttcggaagcctagacttcatcgccgaccggctcggcgtactacacctctatgaggaggcactcattttggcgcccatcggaggggcgccctccatcgactctgggacgcacgatgacttcaacgatgaggcatctgcgcttcatttcgagcaaactctctgctcaaa includes the following:
- the LOC136534582 gene encoding uncharacterized protein; amino-acid sequence: MAATALLLPSLAAPTATQRRTHSSLQPQLQLQLQLQRGSLASRSRSLERPRLAVSAVQETKEGKAKTADEITEKYGLEFGLWKVFSSKDEEEGGEGKKSRTDQAKELLAKYGGAYLATSISLSLVSFTLCYLLISAGVDVQELLAKVGIVTGETGGKVGTFALAYAAHKAASPIRFPPTVALTPVVASWIGKIRKGGD